Part of the Sphaerochaeta associata genome is shown below.
TGGTAGTTCCTCAACTACAGCCGGATTATACGAGATGGTCCAGTTGGATGGAGTATAGCTGGAAAGCTCGATGTGCTGGGCATTGGCCGTTCCTGTGTTTTTCAGTTCAAGATCGAGGACTTTTTCTTTCCCGGCAACTGCACTGGAGCTTAGAATGCCTCCCACCCCGGAGAGTGTAAGAGTTGCTTGACCTTGTACTTCCAGCATCACCGGAAGGGATGCTTCGGCTCCCGAGGAACGAGCAGTGACGGTGATGGGGTAGGCCCCTTCCGAAACTCCGGCGGAGGGAGTAACTGTCACCTGAACAGAACGTGAGGAGCCGGCTCCCAGGGAGAGCGTGTTGATGGTCTTTGAGCCGTATTGTTCCTTGAAAGTGGCGTAGAAACCCTGGGGGACATCAGCATAGAGATCGATGAGGGTCTCATTTGCGCTGTTGTTCCTCAGTGTCACATTGAAGGTGAAATCGGACTTTGGATCGCCTTTGATCGTAGGAAGGTCTGTATCCAATGCAAGGCGTTGAGGCAACTGTCTGCCCATCGTGATGGTCAGTGGCAGGGAGTAGGAGTCTCCATTCTCACCGGTTGCGTGTACTGAAAAACTATACACCGCCTCCTGGTTCCCATCAGATGGAATAACCCACAGCTGTACAGTGGACGTACTATCCGGCTCGGTAAATACCGCATTCACCAACCCACCGCCTCCTACAAACTGATATTCCCAACCTTCAGGGAGACCTGTAAGGGAGAGATTGACTCGTTGGGGAGCCAGGCCATAGCTCTTGATTCTTAGGTCGAAGGTAATCATATCCGACGAGCTGACATTGAGCGACGGATAGTTGGTGGCTACTGACAATCCCTGATAGTCAGCGAACAGCGGCAACGCGGCCATAAGAAACACAACAAGTACAGATACCAAATGAATGTTCCGTTTCATGAAGCGTATTCCTCCAAGTAGTTTAAAAATCTACGAGGAGTAATAGGTTCAGAACAGAAAATCGTCAAGTTTCATGGTTCTTCATATTTCTTGACTGTTTCAAGTAGGTTTCAAGAACTTCACAGAACGTACAACTATGAGCTTCATAGTATGCATGGAAGCTTCACACGTTCTTCAAGAAATCATTTTCCCTTTACAATAGAAACAACTACTTCAAATAGCCTTGCTGGAAAGCTTCAAGGTTCTTGATGATTTTTCATATGAGAAACTTGCACCACCATTGGAGTTATGAAAATTCGGTAATAAATCTAAGCTGGACCGGATTATGGTGCCGCTGGGATTGGAATCAAAGAATAGGTCTTTCCATTAAGGAAACCTTCCCCAGTGAATGTAAATGTGAGGTTTGGTGCTGAGTACGAGAGATGAACGGAAATGGGAAGATCAGCTTCATCCCCATCATTGTATGTTCCATGAATTGTATCCTCATCATATGAAGTCACAGGGATGTAATACATCGATAATAGGGCAAGACGGACATCCAAATGGCTGAGATCAGTCTCTGTGTCGTTTGCGACCAGAGAAATATGTACTTCATCACTTGGGCCGTTGTACCATTCTCTTTCAAGACTAAGAACTTCCTCCATGGTAAGTGAAGGTGTATCCTCACACCCCACCAACACCATCAAAGCCACCATTATCAGCACCAGAATACCTTTCTTTGCCATAGTTGACTCCTTCTTATCTGAAGTTATGATTATGTACTCTCAGTATAGGTGATGTTTCTGGAAATACAAGATTGTGACTTGAGGTTATAGAACAAAACCCCTTGGGTTCCCAAGAGGTTTTGTTGAATAATGCTGATATGTTTGTTTCCTGTTACTTGAACCTATTGAGTCTCAATGCATTGAGCACCACACAGACACTGGACATCGACATGGCGAATGCCGCAAACATCGGACTGAGCTGAGGGCCTGAGAAGAGTGTCAGGATGCCGGTTGCCAGCGGAATGCCCAGAATATTGTAGAAGAACGCCCAGAAGAGGTTCTGGTGGATATTGCGCATCGTCGCCTTTGAAAGTTGAATCGCCTTATTCACATCCCCCAGGTTGTTGCGCACAAGTACGACATCGGCCGTCTCTCTGGCCACATCGGTTGCACTGCCGACAGCGATGCCGATATCGGCCTTTGCGAGCGCGGGGGCATCGTTGATCCCATCTCCGACCATTGCAACCTTACCCAGCCTGGCATACGAAGCTATCGCCTCTTCCTTCTGATTAGGCAACTGGCCCGCAAGGTAGGAGTCGACACCAGCTTCATTTGCAATCGCCTTGGCGGTACGCTCATTATCCCCGGTGAGCATGATGGTCTTCAAGCCGAGTGCCTTGAGTTCTGCAATCGCTTGTTTAGTCTCCTTGCGCAGCGTATCGGCGACAGCGATGATACCGATAAGCCTTTGGCCTTGTGCCACTAGAAGAGGAGTCTTGCCTTGGTCTGAAAGGTCGGCGATTGCTTGTTTGTCCTCTTCTCGTATAGTGATGGCATTGTCCTCCATCAGCTCGATATTGCCGATGCGTATTACCTCATTTTCAAGCTTGCCCTGAATGCCCCTGCCGACCAACGCCTCAAAATCCTGTACATCAGTCAGTTGGAGCTTCTCTTCCTTCGCTTTTGCAACTACGGCACGCGACAGTGGATGCTCACTTGCCTGCTCAATGCTTGCGGCAAGGCCAAGAACCGCTGTCGGGTCTTTTGCAAGAATATCGGTGACTTTAGGCTTGCCCTCGGTCAGGGTTCCCGTCTTGTCAAACATGACGGTTTGCACCTGCTTCAACTGCTCGATCGCCGCAGCATGACGGAACAGGATGCCCAGTCTTGCCCCCTTGCCCGAAGACACCATGATGGCGATCGGTGTGGCCAGGCCCAAGGAACACGGGCAGGCAATTACCAATACGCTCACCGCCCTGAGAATGGCTATATCGATGTTTGTTCCTGCAATCAGCCAAGCCAAGAGGGTAAGGACCGAAATACCCATGACAATCGGCACAAACACCCCTGAGATCTTGTCGGCAACCCTGGCAATGGGAGCCTTGGAACCCTGAGCCTGCTGTACAAGCGTAATGATGTTTGCAAGCGCAGTATCAGAGCCGACCTTGCTCGCACGGTATTGCAGTACGCCGGTGGTATTGAGCGTTGCAGCATAGACCTCGCTGCCAAGGCTCTTTTCCACCGGAAGACTCTCGCCGGTAAGCAGCGACTCATCGATTGCAGAGAAGCCGGAGAGCACAACACCATCGACAGGCAGCTTTTCCCCGGGCTTGACCATGACAATGTCTCCGACCTGCACCTGACTTGCATCGATGCTCACCTGCCGACCGTCACGCAGGACGGTAGCGATGGCCGGGGCAAGCTCCATGAGCTTACGGATGGCATCACCGGTCTTTCCCTTGCTGCGATGCTCAAGATAGCGACCAAGCATCACCAGCGTGAGGATTGTCCCCACACCTTCGAAGTACAGATGGTCATGGGCTGCCATATGGTTGCCCCTGAGTATCTCAAATATTCCCCAGAAGCTGTACAGAAAGCTTGCAGTCGTTCCAATGGCGACCAGACTGTCCATATTGGGTTCGCGCTTGACCAAGGTGCTGAAGCCCTTGGTGAAGAACGCGGAGCCCGCAATCATGGTACCGGCGGCGAATACCAATTGCAACAGAGCATTCGTCAGATGGGAAAGGGGGAGGGTGAGCCCGAGCATCGGGCCCATCGCCAACACCAAAAGGAACACCGTAAGGATGGAGGAGATGATGAGCCTATGGCCAAGGTTTGCCAAGTCACGGCGTTTCTCCTCTTCCTTGGTCTTCTGGTCGACCGTCTCTACGACCGAATACCCGATTCTCTGTACCGCCTTCTTGATCACATCCAAATCCAGATGGGACTCATCAAAGGCAATCGTAGCTGTTTCTGTGGCGAGGTTGACCTGTGCCTTGTCCACTCCCTCCAGCTTGTTGAGCGTACGCTCGACAGCCGAGGAGCAGGAAGCACATGTCATGCCGCCGATACCTACCTGTATTTCTTTCACGCTTTCACCTCGAATCCTATGTCGGCGATCAGGCGCTTGGCCTCATCGACAGTCGCTTCATGCGTGTGCTTGATCACAACCTTGCCGCTCTTTGCATCGGCCTTTGCGCCCTTGATATCCTCGATCTGACTCAGTGCATTGACCATTCTTGTCTCGCAACCGTTGCAATGCATCCCTTCAGTCATAATAGTAGTTTTCATGGTAAAGCTTCTCCTTATCCCTTTTTGAAGGGAAAAATTTTCATATATCCTCTAGACAGAGCCAATTTTTTCAGCTACTATCGCTCATGTACTCGACAGCGGGCGGTTAACTCAGCGGGAGAGTGCCACGTTGACATCGTGGAAGTCGCCAGTTCAATCCTGGCATCGCCCATCGGCAAGCAACCAATTCGGTTGCTTGTTTTTTATTGCCTGCGGAAGCTGGACATGACATCCATCAATTCCTTGATCTTCCCATCCCGTTCCTGATCATCATTGCTTCTCATTGCATCGACAACACAGGTGTTGAGATGGTTCTCCATAACCAAGTCCTCGACCTTCTTCAAGGCGGAGATTACCGCAGACAGTTGCAGAAGGATGTCGACACAATACCGGTCCTGCTGCACCATATTCCGAATTCCCTTCACCTGACCCTCGATCCTGGCAAGCCTGGGATCGATTTTTTGTTTGGTTTCAACTCTCATGTATTGAATATATACCCCCGTAGGGTATTAGTCAATACGAGTAAATGAGGCAATTAATTACTGTCTATGTAGCTCAATTGCATAGTATCACATTCCCTGAGTGACCATACCCATTGGGGGTATTAAAGTAATAACTCTTGTTTGCTTTGCAGTTGCCGCTTCTGTATACTATATGCATACGTCGGAGGACTCATGAAACGCCTGCTCATTCTGCTCGTTCTTTCTCTCTTGCTGGCAACCGGTTGTACCACCGTTGCCGTTCAAACCAATCAAACACCTTTTGAAGTGTTGACTAGCTCGACAGTGAACCGTGAGGGCGTGAGTGTTCCCATCCATGCCGACTACATCCTTTTGTATTATGCAGCCGACTGGTGCCCGTACTGCATCGAGTATGCCGACCAGCTCAAGCAAACCTACACCCAACTCAAGCGCCTGTACGGATCTTCGATGGAGCTTGTGTTTGTAGGCCATGTCAACGACCAGTCCAACGACGACCTGCTCTCTTTTCTCGACCAGGGATCCTATCCGTTTGCCTATCTGCCCTATGAAAAGCGGGCTCAGAGCGGGGTGATGGAGTTGCTGGGAGAGCACCGCTTTTATATACCGGGTTTTTTGCTGCTTGATGGACAGGGTAACATCCTTGCTTCCTCAAACGGCGAAACAAAGGACGACTATGTCAGAGACCGTCCGATTTATCACCTGCAAAGCCTTTTGATACAGGACTGCGCTTCGTGTCAGAAGTAACAACGGCTTTTCTCCATGAGAATTCCCGGCAATAGTTTGGAAACCCAACGGCTTGGGTGTTTGCCGATGCCTCCATGCTGACTATACTGTCACGTGTCAGGGGGCAGGAATGCAATCCATAGAAGAACATGTCCACCACCTTTATTGGGATCTTGACATCAATTGCGCCCGTACCACGCTGATGTACTTGGCTCAGTATTTCAAGATTCCTCTCAATGACCAAACCTTGCAAGCCGCCATCGGCATGCATGGCGGGGGAGGGTTTGGAGCCCAATGTGGTTTGGTGGAGGGCTCTCTTATGTTTCTGGCAATCTACTGTGCCAGCATGGGACTGTCGGATGCATTAATCAGCAAGCTGTGTTTTTCGTATGCCCAGGCGTTTATCTCTACGTTCTCATCGCTTGAGTGCAGCGTTCTAAGACCCGGTGGGTTTCAAAGAAGTGATCCTCCCCACCTTTGTGAAGGTCTGACGGTACGAGCAATTGCATTCACCCGTGACTTTATTGAGGATTTTTCCCATGCAACAAAGCCTGTTGACTGAACGAACCCATCTCTTCTGTCCCTGCATCAAGGTAGCGGTTCTCGTGGACATCGAGGGACCGGTCGACCTTGCAATGCTGGATGCAGCGATAGGGCAGGCCGTAGCCGCCAACGAGATTGTGTGCTCCACCATCGGCCTCAATCTGGATGGCAAGGCCTGCTACCGACCAACAGGAAAACCGCTCTATTCACTGAGTCTGTCGGCTGAGCCTTGGGAAGTCTTGGTTGCCTCGGCACATCGCAGGCCAAGCAATCTGGAAGAAGGGCCCTTGCTGGAGTGCTTTGCACAGCAGTTGGACGCGGCTTTGCAGCTTGTGCTGGTTGCTCACCATTTGGCGGGTGATGGGCTTTCCATGGCGTTTCTGATGCAGGACATCATGCGCTCTCTTGCCGGAGAACCGGTGGTATTCAAACCGCTGAAACTTCTTTGTCCGTCCACAATCGGCGATTCGCGTTCCCTGAATCCTGTGATGCGTTTCGTGCTGGAAAGACAGAACAGCTCTTGGCGCAAGACAGGAAAAGCTTTCACGTATTCCGATTACAACCGAATGGTGCAAGCCTACTGGGAGAACCGTCGGATATTCATTGCACATCGTCGAATGGAAGGTGAATCCTTTGCCAAGTTGCTTCAATTCGCAAAAAAAGGAAACATCACCCTCAACAGTGTTCTCTGTACCGCTATGTTCAAGGTGAAAGGCGGGAAAGTGAAGCTGGGGCTGGCTGTCAGCGTCCGCCCTGAAGGAGAGCAGGCGATGGGCAATTTTGCCTCCGGCATCTCGGTTCAGTATCGGTACAATAGCTCCAAGGACTTAGCCCTGAATGCCCAAGCGGTCCAGAAGCGTATCCGGAGAAAGACTCAAAGCAATGACGCCAGGCTCTTTCTGTTGCGGTTTCTCCAAGCCATCGATCCAACTCTCATCGATGCAGCCTATTTTGCCGCCTACGATGGGTATGATCACCCCATTGCACGACGAATGCAGGCAATGTTTGGGTATGAGGGAAGTCCCTTCCAAATCGGGATTTCAAATGTGCTGAGGCTTCCCATCCAAGAACTCTATGGTGACTATCGGCTTGCGAGATTCTGTTTCATACCGCCTCTGGTTCCCAACAATGCGTCCATTATGGGAGCCGCAACACTTGGCTCTGCCATGGAACTTTCCCTTATCGGCTCGAGTGAAGACACTCAAGCAGTACTCGATCGCATGGTGCAGGAACTCAAGAATCTCGTGAAATAGGATCTAGCTTATTTTTAAAAATAGGAATTGTTCCCAATTGTATTCCATTATTAATACATAACCACTTTATGTATCAGAATATAAGGCTGTCATAGACTTGAGTGTTCAATCTTTGTTAGGTATTCTCTTTATACGTAGACAAAAGGAGTCAACTATGCCTGGGAAATTTGTCATCACAAAAACACCGAAAGGATTTTATCGTTTCAGCTTGCAGGCTGCGAACTATCAGACTGTTCTCACCAGCAAGAACTACTCATCCCTTGCCACGTGCCGGGATGGAGTGGAAACCATCAAGAAGAATGCTCTAGCTCCAGTCGAGGACCAAACACTGAAGAATCCCGAAACCTTGAAGTACCCAAAGTATGAGGTCTATTTCGACAGTGCCGGAAAGTATCGCTATCGCCTGCTTGCCTCCAACGGCCTCAACATCGCCATGGCTGAAGATGGCTATGCCACCAAATCAGGGTGCATGAATGGCATCGATGCCATAAGCCGGGCGGCGGTCGATGCCACCGTGGATGAGAGTGCTCTCGAACAATAAGCGTAAACAGCCCGTCTTTGTTTTCCCGGCGGGCTTTTTCAACACTTGCAATTCTGTCCTGTTCCGCCCATAATGCCTAGCTGTACATGAAATACCGCAAACCCACCCTACAATTGTTACTTGCAGGCATTGCCCTCATCCTTATACTCGGCTCATGTGCCAAGCGCCCTGTCGAGCCGCAGGCCCAAAGCTTTTTGATGCTCGGCACCGTTTGCAAGATAACCATCTATGACAATCCCTCTGAAGAAGCCTTCAAGGCTGCCTTTGCGAGGTTGAGAGAGATCGAGCAGAAGATGACGCTGCACTCTGAAACCAGTGAAGTTGCATCGGTCAACCAACGTTCTGGTCTTGAACCGGTTGCAGTCTCAGCCGATACCTTCGCCGTCATTCAAAAAGCTGTGGAGATTGCACAGGCGAGCGGCGGGGCCTTCGATCCCACCATCGGACCGTTGGTTCAGGCCTGGGATATCGGGGGGGACAACCCGAGGCGTCCTTCAGAAGAGGAAATCCAAGCTTTGCTGCCGCTTGTGGACTACCGTCAGGTTGTCCTGGACGAGCAGAATCGGTCGGTTTTTCTGAAGCAGAAGGGCATGGTCCTCGACCTTGGAGGCATTGCCAAAGGCTATGCTGCAGACCAAGCGGCAGAGGTCCTTCGATCGCATGGTGTGAAGCAAGCCATCGTCAATCTCGGAGGAAATGTCCTGGTGCTGGGACGTAAACCCGACGGAAACCTCTGGCGTATCGGGGTCCAGGACCCCGAGCAGGACAGAGGGGCCTACGCGATCATCGTGCAATTGGAAGACACCTCGCTGGTAACCAGCGGACCCTATGAACGATTTCTCGTTCTGGAAGGTGAGACATACCATCACATCCTCGATACAAAGACCGGATATCCAGTCGACTCGGACTTCACCAGCGCCAGCATCATCACCCACAGCTCCCTGCTTGCCGATGCACTTTCCACCAGTGTCTACGCCCTGGGATATGAGAAGGGCATGGCCCTGATAAACTCTTTTGAAGGGGTTGAAGCCATCTTCTTCACCGAGGACCACCTCATTCTGCAAAGTGAAGGTGTGAAACAGGGCACTGTTGCCTTTACCATCACCAATACAGCCTATCGAACCCAGAACTAGGGTCGTCATCTTGCCCACGGTGATGAGGACCTTCTACACTGTCCTCATGAAACACCATCGAATTCTGCTTATGTTCTGCTGCCTGCTTTTAGTCGGGGCTTCTTCGTTGTATGCGTCCTCGTTCAACCGGGGCATCGGTGCCCAGGTCGGGCAACTATCCTCGGCCGGTTTGAGTTTTTATCAGCGCCTCGACGACACGCGTGCCTTGCAGGCGACCATCGGTTTGTCGCTCGATTCCAACTATTCGGTCGCCACCTTTCTTGATTACGGTCTGGGATTGGAGTATCAGCACACCTTTTTCTCTACAAGCTATCAGGATTGGTTTGCAAGCGATCTCTACTGGTTCGTAGGAGTGAATCATGGCGGCTCGGCTGGCTGGAACAGTGACGCCACCCTTGCACAGGCCTACACTCCCTCAGTAGGTATCGGAGCAGGCTTCGGTGTGGAACCTGTCTTCGTCAGCCATTTCTCCGTTCCTGTATCGTTTGGGTATGGCATCTTTTATACTGCAGAAGGCTCGTCGGTGGTCGATATGCTTTCCATTTCATTTCTTGCCCAGATCGGGGTGCGATACCGTTTCTAGCGTAGAGGGCAAGACAGTCTTCCAGTTTTTTGATATCATTCCAAAGAATTCATCATATCGGTAATTAGGTCTTGAATAATTGCTGATATTGGTAGTTAAATAGGGAAAAACTATGAGAAATAAGCAATTTTCCAATTGGAGGATTATATGACCGGTACACAACAGGAAATTTCCTACATTGTTCGTGAGCCACGCGAGAAAAACGTCGAGTTGGCTGCCAAGCTCTTTTCCATGAAGCAGGCGTACTGCTCCAGGCGGTTCCATCGGCAAATGCCCGGGTATCGGATGAGTCCGCTGCAGGGCCTCCCCAACCTCGCTACTATGTTCGAGGTGGGTGGTATCTGGACGAAGGATGAATCCAGCCGTCTTCAGCTCAACAGCTTCAAAGTACTCGGAGGCTCCTTCGCCCTGTATCGGTATCTGCAAAAACAACTCGGAATTCTCGGTGAGGATACGCCGTTTGCATACCTCGCCAGTGATGAAGTCAAAGAGAAAGTGGGGAACCTTATCTTTGCAAGTGCCACCGACGGCAACCATGGCCGTGGTATTGCTTGGGCGGCAAAACGCCTGGGCTTCAAGTGTGTCATTTACGTTCACTCCGAAACCAGCGTACGGCGCATCGATGCGATCAAGAGCAATGGCGCCAAGGTGGTCATCGTCGATGGCAACTATGACGACGCAGTGCGCCAAGTGGCAATCGATGCAGAGAAGAATGGTTGGACGATCATCAGCGACACCAGCTGGGACAACTATACCGAGATTCCCACCTGGATCATGCAAGGTTATCTCACCCTGCTGGCAGAAGCTCAGGAGCAGTTCAGCGGGGTAGGTATTGTCAAGCCGACACACCTCTTCATCCAAGCCGGCGTAGGAGCACTTGCCGCATCGGTAATCGGCTTCTATCACGCATTGTTCGGGCAGGACGCCCCCAAGTGCATCGTCGTCGAACCCGACAAGGCTCCCTGTATTTATGAAAGTGCACTTGCCAATGACGGCAAGCCCCATACGGTAACCGGTGCCCTGGACACCATCATGGCCGGTTTGGCCTGCGGCGATCCAAGCCCCATTGCGTGGGAAATTTTGAACGAGAACGCCGATGCCTTCATCATCGTGCCCGACTACATAGCCGCCAAGGGAATGAGAATGTATGCGACCCCGCTCAACGGTGATCCGTTCATCATCAGCGGTGAGAGTGGGGCGGTAACCCTTGGGGCCTTCGCCTCGA
Proteins encoded:
- a CDS encoding NEW3 domain-containing protein; the protein is MKRNIHLVSVLVVFLMAALPLFADYQGLSVATNYPSLNVSSSDMITFDLRIKSYGLAPQRVNLSLTGLPEGWEYQFVGGGGLVNAVFTEPDSTSTVQLWVIPSDGNQEAVYSFSVHATGENGDSYSLPLTITMGRQLPQRLALDTDLPTIKGDPKSDFTFNVTLRNNSANETLIDLYADVPQGFYATFKEQYGSKTINTLSLGAGSSRSVQVTVTPSAGVSEGAYPITVTARSSGAEASLPVMLEVQGQATLTLSGVGGILSSSAVAGKEKVLDLELKNTGTANAQHIELSSYTPSNWTISYNPAVVEELPAGETVTVKATLKPSSEALNGDYSLTLRANSKNAGNVSEQFRITVRTSSIWGIVSIVIIALAAVLLVFAVKKFGRR
- a CDS encoding heavy metal translocating P-type ATPase, translated to MKEIQVGIGGMTCASCSSAVERTLNKLEGVDKAQVNLATETATIAFDESHLDLDVIKKAVQRIGYSVVETVDQKTKEEEKRRDLANLGHRLIISSILTVFLLVLAMGPMLGLTLPLSHLTNALLQLVFAAGTMIAGSAFFTKGFSTLVKREPNMDSLVAIGTTASFLYSFWGIFEILRGNHMAAHDHLYFEGVGTILTLVMLGRYLEHRSKGKTGDAIRKLMELAPAIATVLRDGRQVSIDASQVQVGDIVMVKPGEKLPVDGVVLSGFSAIDESLLTGESLPVEKSLGSEVYAATLNTTGVLQYRASKVGSDTALANIITLVQQAQGSKAPIARVADKISGVFVPIVMGISVLTLLAWLIAGTNIDIAILRAVSVLVIACPCSLGLATPIAIMVSSGKGARLGILFRHAAAIEQLKQVQTVMFDKTGTLTEGKPKVTDILAKDPTAVLGLAASIEQASEHPLSRAVVAKAKEEKLQLTDVQDFEALVGRGIQGKLENEVIRIGNIELMEDNAITIREEDKQAIADLSDQGKTPLLVAQGQRLIGIIAVADTLRKETKQAIAELKALGLKTIMLTGDNERTAKAIANEAGVDSYLAGQLPNQKEEAIASYARLGKVAMVGDGINDAPALAKADIGIAVGSATDVARETADVVLVRNNLGDVNKAIQLSKATMRNIHQNLFWAFFYNILGIPLATGILTLFSGPQLSPMFAAFAMSMSSVCVVLNALRLNRFK
- a CDS encoding heavy-metal-associated domain-containing protein, with amino-acid sequence MKTTIMTEGMHCNGCETRMVNALSQIEDIKGAKADAKSGKVVIKHTHEATVDEAKRLIADIGFEVKA
- a CDS encoding metal-sensitive transcriptional regulator, whose amino-acid sequence is MRVETKQKIDPRLARIEGQVKGIRNMVQQDRYCVDILLQLSAVISALKKVEDLVMENHLNTCVVDAMRSNDDQERDGKIKELMDVMSSFRRQ
- a CDS encoding peroxiredoxin family protein: MKRLLILLVLSLLLATGCTTVAVQTNQTPFEVLTSSTVNREGVSVPIHADYILLYYAADWCPYCIEYADQLKQTYTQLKRLYGSSMELVFVGHVNDQSNDDLLSFLDQGSYPFAYLPYEKRAQSGVMELLGEHRFYIPGFLLLDGQGNILASSNGETKDDYVRDRPIYHLQSLLIQDCASCQK
- a CDS encoding C-GCAxxG-C-C family (seleno)protein — protein: MQSIEEHVHHLYWDLDINCARTTLMYLAQYFKIPLNDQTLQAAIGMHGGGGFGAQCGLVEGSLMFLAIYCASMGLSDALISKLCFSYAQAFISTFSSLECSVLRPGGFQRSDPPHLCEGLTVRAIAFTRDFIEDFSHATKPVD
- a CDS encoding YegP family protein encodes the protein MPGKFVITKTPKGFYRFSLQAANYQTVLTSKNYSSLATCRDGVETIKKNALAPVEDQTLKNPETLKYPKYEVYFDSAGKYRYRLLASNGLNIAMAEDGYATKSGCMNGIDAISRAAVDATVDESALEQ
- a CDS encoding FAD:protein FMN transferase, whose translation is MKYRKPTLQLLLAGIALILILGSCAKRPVEPQAQSFLMLGTVCKITIYDNPSEEAFKAAFARLREIEQKMTLHSETSEVASVNQRSGLEPVAVSADTFAVIQKAVEIAQASGGAFDPTIGPLVQAWDIGGDNPRRPSEEEIQALLPLVDYRQVVLDEQNRSVFLKQKGMVLDLGGIAKGYAADQAAEVLRSHGVKQAIVNLGGNVLVLGRKPDGNLWRIGVQDPEQDRGAYAIIVQLEDTSLVTSGPYERFLVLEGETYHHILDTKTGYPVDSDFTSASIITHSSLLADALSTSVYALGYEKGMALINSFEGVEAIFFTEDHLILQSEGVKQGTVAFTITNTAYRTQN
- a CDS encoding diaminopropionate ammonia-lyase, giving the protein MTGTQQEISYIVREPREKNVELAAKLFSMKQAYCSRRFHRQMPGYRMSPLQGLPNLATMFEVGGIWTKDESSRLQLNSFKVLGGSFALYRYLQKQLGILGEDTPFAYLASDEVKEKVGNLIFASATDGNHGRGIAWAAKRLGFKCVIYVHSETSVRRIDAIKSNGAKVVIVDGNYDDAVRQVAIDAEKNGWTIISDTSWDNYTEIPTWIMQGYLTLLAEAQEQFSGVGIVKPTHLFIQAGVGALAASVIGFYHALFGQDAPKCIVVEPDKAPCIYESALANDGKPHTVTGALDTIMAGLACGDPSPIAWEILNENADAFIIVPDYIAAKGMRMYATPLNGDPFIISGESGAVTLGAFASIMQYPELKELKDALGLDKDSQVLFINTEGNTDPVHFRQIIWEGANPVPKQHWINI